In one window of Fusobacteria bacterium ZRK30 DNA:
- a CDS encoding XRE family transcriptional regulator — protein MFSIGTRIKYYRKKKTLTLQKLSQRTSLSIAYLSNIEREVTSPTLQNIQIICQAMAINAVDLINESISFKPVIKKAERESVYSKDYGINYEYWTDSNQRLVGKVQTLTNDAKGTKNWGHDTDEIGIVIKGTLKIEIYGSTFILEEGDSIYVKAFSEHFITKISESDCVSYWAAMNTLKSIDSCNNIL, from the coding sequence ATGTTTTCAATTGGAACTAGAATTAAATATTATAGAAAGAAAAAAACTTTAACTTTACAAAAATTATCGCAAAGAACATCATTATCTATTGCATATTTAAGTAATATAGAACGAGAAGTGACTAGTCCTACATTACAAAATATTCAAATTATTTGTCAAGCTATGGCTATTAATGCAGTGGATTTAATAAATGAAAGTATTTCTTTTAAACCTGTAATTAAAAAAGCTGAAAGAGAATCGGTTTATAGCAAAGATTATGGAATAAATTATGAATATTGGACAGATAGTAATCAAAGATTAGTTGGGAAAGTACAAACATTAACAAATGATGCAAAAGGTACTAAAAACTGGGGTCATGACACTGACGAAATTGGAATAGTTATAAAAGGAACGTTAAAAATAGAAATTTATGGTTCCACTTTTATTCTTGAAGAAGGAGATTCTATATATGTAAAAGCATTTTCAGAGCATTTTATAACAAAAATCTCTGAAAGCGATTGTGTAAGTTATTGGGCTGCTATGAACACTCTTAAAAGTATTGATAGTTGTAATAATATATTGTAA